In one Silene latifolia isolate original U9 population chromosome 10, ASM4854445v1, whole genome shotgun sequence genomic region, the following are encoded:
- the LOC141605194 gene encoding uncharacterized protein LOC141605194: MQCHHPRHIFFPRFSRSLHHHLHPPKPISRIFTMSFSSSSTPHSSSSSASPSIPDNNEQQTSKINQVLQYHKQTKHNFTQYARSPGRLDWANQPDPFRRYISSPLINLQHFPITDEEQGKKSNLSYFSLFNSLPAAKPMSFSSISQFLYDSLALSAWKTTGFSTWSLRVNPSSGNLHPTEAYIIAPAIGSLSKFDFVAHYAPKEHGLEIRAEIRDGFFRDCCKFGLPDDCFFVGFSSIFWREAWKYGERAFRYCNHDVGHAIASVAMAAAELGWDVKLLDGLGGSELEKLMGVGDIGKFSVPSRPVKGEFPEIEFEHPDCMLAVFPCGEGEGRIVDYAKLSEAAKEFSRLEWKGKANMLSKEHIVWDVIYKTSEVVKKPLSVGKCSRIDPFQSSGVCSESSYKELTVREVIRNRRSAVDMDGVTEIHRDTFYQILLHCLPSGSRSEGKQGKPLALPFRALSWDSEVHAALFVHRVSGLRNGLYFLVRNEDHFEDLRKVMKPEFTWNKPDGCPDDLPLYELALGDCRELSKRLSCHQDIASDGCFSLGMIAHFEPSLREKGAWMYPRLFWETGVLGQVLYLEAHAVGISATGIGCFFDDPVHEVLGLKGSDYQSLYHFTVGGPVLDKRIMSLPAYPGPEIDV, from the exons ATGCAATGCCATCATCCCCGCCACATTTTCTTTCCAAGATTCTCACGTTCTCTGCACCACCACCTTCATCCTCCTAAACCCATCTCCAGAATTTTCACCAtgtcattctcatcatcatcaacaccacattcatcttcatcttcagcTTCTCCCTCAATCCCAGACAATAATGAACAACAAACATCAAAAATCAACCAAGTTTTACAATACCATAAACAAACCAAACACAATTTCACCCAATATGCAAGAAGTCCGGGTCGTCTAGATTGGGCTAATCAACCCGACCCATTTAGAAGGTACATCTCTTCTCCATTAATCAATCTTCAACATTTTCCAATTACTGACGAAGAACAAGGAAAAAAATCGAATCTTTCATACTTTTCTCTGTTTAATTCACTTCCTGCTGCAAAACCCATGTCTTTTTCATCAATTTCTCAGTTTTTGTATGATTCTTTAGCTTTATCTGCCTGGAAAACTACTGGGTTTTCAACTTGGTCTCTTAGGGTTAACCCTAGCAGTGGGAATTTACACCCTACTGAAGCTTATATCATTGCTCCTGCAATTGGGTCGTTGTCGAAATTTGATTTTGTTGCACATTATGCTCCGAAAGAACATGGGTTAGAAATTAGGGCTGAAATTAGAGATGGGTTTTTTAGGGATTGTTGCAAGTTTGGTTTACCTGATGATTGTTTTTTTGTCGGGTTTTCGTCGATTTTTTGGAGGGAAGCTTGGAAGTATGGTGAGAGAGCATTTAGGTATTGTAATCATGATGTGGGACATGCTATTGCTTCTGTTGCTATGGCAGCTGCTGAGTTGGGGTGGGATGTTAAGTTGCTTGATGGGTTAGGGGGTAGTGAGTTGGAGAAGTTAATGGGGGTTGGGGATATTGGTAAATTTTCGGTGCCAAGTCGCCCTGTGAAGGGGGAGTTTCCTGAGATTGAGTTTGAGCATCCTGATTGTATGTTGGCTGTTTTTCCTTGTGGTGAAGGGGAGGGTCGTATCGTTGATTATGCAAAGTTGAGTGAGGCTGCGAAGGAGTTTTCGAGATTGGAGTGGAAAGGGAAGGCTAATATGCTAAGTAAGGAGCATATAGTTTGGGATGTTATCTATAAGACTTCAGAGGTAGTGAAGAAGCCGTTGTCAGTGGGGAAGTGTTCGAGGATTGATCCATTTCAGAGCAGTGGAGTGTGTAGTGAGAGTTCATATAAGGAGTTGACGGTTAGGGAGGTGATAAGGAACAGAAGGAGTGCAGTGGATATGGATGGTGTGACTGAAATTCATAGAGATACATTTTACCAAATTTTGTTGCATTGCCTCCCGTCTGGGTCGAGGAGTGAAGGGAAGCAGGGGAAACCATTGGCATTGCCATTTAGGGCTCTTTCTTGGGATAGTGAGGTGCATGCTGCCTTGTTTGTTCATAGAGTTTCGGGTTTGCGAAATGGTTTGTATTTCTTGGTGAGGAATGAGGATCATTTTGAAGATCTTAGGAAAGTTATGAAGCCGGAATTCACCTGGAACAAGCCTGACGGTTGTCCTGATGATCTTCCGTTATATGAGCTTGCTCTTGGTGATTGTAGGGAGCTCTCAAAGAGACTGTCATGCCATCAG GATATTGCTAGTGATGGCTGTTTTAGCCTAGGCATGATAGCACATTTCGAGCCTTCATTGAGGGAAAAAGGTGCTTGGATGTATCCTCGTCTGTTCTGGGAGACTGGTGTTCTCGGGCAGGTGCTTTACCTGGAGGCTCATGCAGTTGGAATTAGTGCCACAGGAATTGGGTGCTTCTTTGATGATCCAG TGCATGAGGTGCTTGGTCTGAAGGGATCAGACTATCAAAGTCTATATCATTTCACAGTCGGAGGCCCAGTTCTCGACAAACGAATAATGAGCTTACCCGCGTATCCAGGTCCAGAAATTGATGTGTAA
- the LOC141605197 gene encoding pectinesterase inhibitor 9-like: protein MARYHVSLLLLSLSILLMAGDAASCRRCSRTRAFIMSACSTTRYPKVCEQILSGYVNSTNLSHEELAQIALKVSLTRARFAQAYLTKLASKLKRSHHTSEYLAIGSCMEKIDDSVTQLRQSIFELQKFNTEGGVDDFMWHMSNVVTWTSTALTDQNDCAEAFSGGRRGKSIKALVSMKVNDVSKVTSVALALVNRFVLRHRFARGTHMP from the coding sequence ATGGCAAGATATCATGTTTCCTTGCTACTTCTCTCCCTCTCCATCCTCCTCATGGCCGGAGATGCAGCAAGTTGTCGTCGGTGCTCTAGGACTAGAGCATTCATCATGTCCGCGTGTAGCACAACGCGCTACCCTAAGGTATGTGAGCAAATATTGTCCGGCTATGTCAATAGTACAAACCTAAGTCATGAAGAGTTGGCTCAAATAGCATTAAAGGTTAGCTTGACTCGAGCTAGGTTTGCTCAAGCCTACTTAACCAAGTTGGCTAGTAAACTTAAGAGGTCACACCATACTTCCGAGTACCTAGCCATAGGAAGTTGCATGGAGAAGATTGATGATAGCGTCACACAACTCAGGCAATCAATATTTGAGTTACAGAAGTTTAATACAGAGGGCGGAGTTGATGACTTTATGTGGCACATGAGTAATGTTGTCACATGGACTAGCACTGCACTCACCGACCAAAATGATTGTGCCGAGGCTTTTTCAGGTGGTAGGCGAGGGAAGAGCATCAAGGCACTTGTTAGTATGAAGGTGAACGACGTCTCTAAGGTTACTAGtgttgctttggctttggttaaTCGGTTTGTTCTTAGACACCGTTTCGCTCGTGGAACCCATATGCCCTAA